The DNA sequence TTCAGCGCTTTCAGATGCTCTTCGGCCGCATTGGGCGATTTGAATCCCAGCTCTTGAGCGATCTCCGCCCGCGTAGGTGGGTAGCCGTTGTCTTCCAGGCAGCGCTTGATGAACGAAAGAATTTCCGACTGGCGAGGGGTCAGCTTGATCATGAGCGTCTCTGTGCTTTTATACAGTGCCTGGGATTATATACAGTGCCTGATGCTTGGCAATCGTTGTTTGGTGGGGAGCTGGAGGAGCGTGCCGCTAACTTTGGTTGAAAGCGAAAGCGTTCAGGCGCTTTGATGGTTGACTTGATGTGGGCTGAAACGTAAGTTTCAAACAAGTGTTTGTCGGAGGAGGGGGCATGGCGCAGTCTGAAACAGTGGAGCGTATTCTTGACGCAGCGGAACAGTTATTCGCTGAGAAAGGCTTCGCCGAGACTTCGCTTCGTCTTATCACCAGTAAGGCCGGGGTGAATCTGGCTGCGGTGAACTACCACTTCGGTTCGAAGAAGGCCCTGATCCAGGCGGTCTTCTCGCGTTTTCTCGGCCCGTTCTGTGTGAGTCTCGAGCGTGAGTTGGACAGGCGTGAAGCCCAGTCCGACAGAAAGGAAAGTCTCGAAGAGCTGCTGGAGATCCTCGTCGAGCAGGCGCTGGCGGTGACGCCGCGCAGTGGCGACGACCTGTCGATCTTCATGCGCCTGTTGGGCCTGTCCTTCAGCCAGAGCCAGGGCCACCTGCGGCGATACCTCGAAGATATGTATGGCAAGGTCTTCCGTCGCTACATGATGCGGGTGCATGAGGCTGCCCCTTCGATTCCGCCGATCGAACTGTTCTGGCGCGTACATTTCATGCTCGGCGCGGCGGCGTTCAGCATGTCGGGCATCAAGGCGCTGAGGGCGATAGCCGAGAACGACTTCGGTGCCAGAACGTCCATCGAGCAGGTCATGCGGATGATGGTTCCGTTTCTGGCGGCCGGTATGCGAGCTGATTCCGGCGTGGACGATCCCGACCTGGCGCAGGCTCACGCCATTGCCCGTCGCAATGCATTGGCAATGCCGGCCAAGAGTTGAGGTGCACGGTTTGGGAACGATCGGCTAAGCTTGCCGCCCATGTCTGATCTCGATTTACTCCATATCTCAATTGCCGACCAGCTGCTCTACGGATTTTCCGAAGGCAGGCTGCGCCTCAGGCTTCCCGTGTCGACCGCCCTTAATGGTGCGGGGGAACGCAACGGTTCCGGTTGTACGCCGCGTGGCCTTCACCGGGTGCGCGCGCGCATCGGCGAAGGATTGCCGGCCGACGCTGTTCTGCGTGGCCGCCGTTGGACTGGCGAGGTCTGGAGCCCGGAACTGCATGATTGCTACCCAGGACGCGATTGGATACTGACCCGCATTCTTTGGCTCAGCGGTTGCGAGCCCGGATACAACCGAATGGGCGCGGTCGATACCTTCCGTCGATACATCTATTTGCATGGCACGCCTGATTCAGAGCCCATGGGCGTACCGCTCTCTCACGGCTGCATCAGGCTGCGCAATGCCGACTTGCTCGATCTGTTCCCGCGGGTGCCGGCTGGTTGTGCCGTACAGATAGGCGAAGCGGCATGCCCCGATTGGTCGAGCGCAACGCTGAATTAAGGATCTGCTCAATATCATGCAAGGTTCATTGATGCTGGACATCGCCGGCACTTGGCTGACCGCCGAGGATCGCCAGTTGCTGCGTAAGCCGGAAGTAGGCGGGTTGATTCTGTTCGCGCGCAATATCGAAAACCCGCGTCAGGTGCAGGAACTCTGCCGTGCGATTCGGGCTGTACGGCCTGACATTTTGCTTGCGGTCGATCAGGAGGGCGGACGCGTCCAGCGGCTGCGGCGTGATTTCATTCGCCTACCGGCGATGCGCGAATTCGCGTTGCGTGCTGATGCCCAGCAATTGGCGGAAATCTGCGGTTGGGTGATGGCTACGGAAGTGCTGGCGGTTGGGCTGGATTTCAGCTTCGCGCCAGTGCTCGACCTCGATCATCAGCGCAGCGCAGTGGTTGGTCCACGCGCTTTCGAGGGCGATCCGCAACGCGCTACCGAGCTCGCGGGCGCGTTCATCAAGGGTATGCACAGCGCTGGAATGGCAGCCACAGGCAAGCATTTTCCGGGCCATGGGTGGGCCGAGGCTGATTCGCACGTGGCGATCCCGGTCGATGAGCGAGGGCTCGAGGCGCTTCGCCAGCGTGACCTGATCCCGTTCCGGCGGCTAGCTGGCGAACTGGATGCGGTAATGCCGGCCCATGTGATTTATCCACAAGTAGACGACAAACCGGCTGGTTTCTCTCAACGGTGGCTCCAGGACATCCTGCGCAAAGAGCTGGGTTTCCAGGGCGTGATCTTCAGCGATGATCTGTCGATGGCTGGTGCGCATGTCGCGGGTGATGCGGCGAGTCGCATCGAGGCAGCGCTTGCGGCGGGCTGCGACATGGGGCTGGTGTGTAACGACAGGGGTGCAGCTGAACTGGCACTGTCGGCGCTGCAGCGTCGCGGCGCGCAACCGTCACCGATGCTGGCGAAGATGCGCAGTCGTGTTTCAGGCTCGCTGGAATACAAGCAGGATCCGCGTTGGCGCGCATCGATTGCCGCGCTCAAAGCAGCCGAATTGATCGTTTGACCAAGGAAACAAAGATGACAGTCCACGCCATTATTGGCGGCACCGGGCTCACCGAGCTGCCGGGGCTCAGCCTGCATGAAGCTGTACCCATGGAAACGCCCTACGGCCCGCCATCAGCGGAAATTCTGCGCGGGAAATATGCTGGTCGAGAAATACTCTTTCTGGCGCGCCATGGTCATCCGCATCGCATCCCGCCGCATCAGGTGAACTATCGCGCCAACTTATGGGCGCTCAAGCGCGCCGGGGCGCAGGCGATCGTCGCGGTGAACGCCGTCGGCGGCATCCATTCGGCGATGGGGTCGGGCCACTTGTGTGTACCGCATCAGCTCATTGATTACACCTATGGGCGTGAGCACACCTTCTTCGAGGGCGACATCAAGCACGTCACTCACGTCGATTTCAGCTACCCCTACGACGAACCGCTGCGTCAACGTCTGATTGCCGGTCTGGCTGCCGAGGGCTACCTATTCAGCAGTCATGGCGTTTACGGCTGTACCCAGGGGCCGAGGCTGGAGACAGTGGCCGAAATTGCCAGAATGGAGCGCGATGGGTGCGATATCGTCGGCATGACCGGCATGCCCGAAGCGGTGCTCGCTCGCGAGCTTGAGCTGCCGTACGCCTGCCTGGCACTGGTGGTCAATCCGGCCGCCGGCAAAACCATCGGTGTGATCACAATGGCTGAAATCGAAGCGGCGCTGGCGGAAGGGATAGTCAAGACGCGGGCGGTGCTTGCACGAGCGCTTGGTTGATTGAATGCAGACGCAGCGGCGTTCCTGGGGGAGGCCGAAAGGTGAGCAGAGCGCGACGGGACCATGGCAGCGGCAGGAGTAGCAAAGACGTAGCAGGGACATGCTAATTTCGCCATACACCCATTGCAGCTGATCTGCCGCTTGCTACACTTGGCCGTCCTTTGGAGTACCGGAATGCTTTGCCACTCACTTATAAGAAGAATATCGAGAGCAGTGGTTTTGCTGGGTCTGCTGTCTGGCCTTGCGGGTTGTTCGACCTGGTTCAGCGGCGATTTCAAAGATCCTCGGGTTCAGCTTACCGATGTTGAGATCATCAAGGCGAGACTCCTTGAGCAGCAGTTCATGCTGCGTTTTCGCATCGACAATCCCAATGAGCAGAGCCTACCTGTACGTGGCCTGATCTATAGAGTTCATCTCAACGACATTGAGCTGGCGAGCGGCGAGTCCAGCGGCTGGACGACAGTTCCCGGTCATGGCTTCGACTACTACGAAGTGCCCATCCACACCAATCTCTGGCGGCATATGAAGTACATCGTGCGCTTGCTCGAGAAGCCGGATCGGCCGATCGCCTATCGTCTGGATGGTGAGCTGAAAACTGGTTTGATGCTCGGGCGACGCGTGCACATCTCCACCAATGGCGAGATAATCCCCGGCAACTTTATCCCGGAGTAGCGACACCTCATGAACCACGAAACCCACGTGCACGGTCCCGATTGCAATCACGACCACGATCACGACCATGCACCTCATGTTCACGGCCCGCACTGCAATCACAGCCATGATCCGGTACGCAATCCGCTGAAGGATGTCGGCCGCAACGACCCTTGCCCCTGCGGTAGCCAGAAAAAATTCAAGAAGTGCCACGGAGCCTGATCCGCTCATGACGCCCCTTGCCATTGTGCTGTTCGTTGCTGGCCTGTTGCTGATTGTGGCGCTGGCTGGATACGCTCTGCATCTGTGGCGCAGGGTCTGGCGCAGAGAGCAACAACTCGCGGCCCTGCAGGCGCAGCAGCAAGTGGCGCTTGCGGCTGATCTGCGCGTGCTCGCCGGCAGCCTGCTCGACGAGCAGGTGCCGCTGATCGAAGGCGCGATTCGGATCAAGGTTCTGCTGGACAATTACGATTCGAACCTTGGGCAGGATCCGCGCTGCCAAGTATTTCAGACGCTCTTCGAGGCAACCGAACAGGTACCCACGCACGCCGCCTGGAAAGCCTTGGACAAAACCGAACGCCGCCGTCACGAAGCCAACTTCAGTGCGCTCGAACTGCAACACAAGGCAGCGGCTCGCCGGTCCGCTCGCTGGTTGCTCGACGACGTCTTGCCGAAAGCTCGGGAAGCCGCCTGAGCGCGACGGCATACGCATCGCATCCTCTATCCTGTCTATTCCTCATGCCCTGCCTGCAAGGAGCCATCATGTCTCTGCGTCTGCCGTTCGTTCTGTTTCGCCTGACTCTGGGCGCTGCATTGATCACTGGCGGCCTCAGCGGTTGTCAGGCCTACCTGGACAGTCGCTACAGCGACAGTCTTCCGCCCTCACATGGCGTCCAGGCAATTACCGGTCTGGACAAGAGCGTAAGTATTCGACGCAACACGCTGGGAATGCCGTTGATCGAGACGGCGACGTTCCACGATGCGTTGTTCGGCCTGGGTTATGTCCATGCCACTGATCGCTTGAGCCAGATGGTCAGCTTGCGTCTCATTGCTGAAGGGCGGCTTGCAGAGATGGCTGGGCCTGGTGTGCTGGATATCGATCGCTTCATGCGCGCTGTCGATCTTCGAAAAAGCGCTGCCGTGCTCTATCGCGATGCGTCGCCGCGCATGAAGCGCTTCTTCGAAGTCTATGCGCGAGGCGTCAATGCATACCTGTTCCGCCATCGCGACAGGCTGCCGATGGATCTGGCTGCCGCCGACTACACCCCTGAATATTGGAAAGCTGAGGACTCGGTGCTGGTGTTCTGCCTGCTGAATTTCGGCCTGGCGGTGAATCTGCAGGAAGAAATCGCGTCGCTGGTCATGGCGCAGAAAGTCGGCAGCGACAAGCTCGCTTGGCTGATGCCCGTCTATCCTGACGAGGCGCTGCCATTCGAAGAGGCCCAGAAGCTTAAGGGACTCAAGTTGAGTGGAGACATACCGGGACTTGCTGCGCTCGATAACGCTGCTTCCCAGGTTGCCTCACTGAACATGCTGGGTGTCGCCGCTTCGAACAACTGGGCCGTATCCGGCAGCAACACCCGCAGCGGCAAACCGCTGATGGCCAATGACACGCACCTGCCGTTGTCGTTGCCCTCTTACTGGAATTTCGTGCAGATCCGTTCGCCTAGATTCCAGGCTGCGGGGGTGACGATCGCAGGCGTGCCCGCCGTGGTCGCGGGCTTCAACGGCAAGCTCGGTTGGGGCATGACGATGGTCATGGGAGATAACCAGGATCTGTTTCTGGAGCAGGTACGCCGTGAGGGTGGCCGCTTGCTTTATCTCGCCGATGGTAAATGGGTGCCTGCCCGAGAGCGCCACGAGACTTTTTTCGTCAAAGGTGGACGGCCGCAGCGCGAGACAGTTTACGAGACCCGTAATGGCCCATTGCTGAACAGCGTACTGGGCGAGCGCAAGCATCCGTTGCAACCTTTGCAGCTGAGTAGCGGTTACGGGCTTGCGCTGAAAACCACGCAGTTCGAAGGCGATCGGTCGCTGGATGCGTTTTTCGACCTGACTCGCGCGCAATCGGTGGATCAAGCGTTCGAGGCGGCTCGTGAAATCCGTGCCGCGGCACTCAATATCGTTTTTGCCGATGAGCAGAGCACCGGCTGGCAGGTGACCGGGCGCTATCCCAATCGTCGCGAAGGCCTGGGTCTTATGCCGTCACCAGGTTGGGAGGGCCGCTACGACTGGGATGGCTTCGCCGATCCCATGCTGCACCCCTATGATCAGGACCCGCCACGAGGCTGGCTGGCGACTGCCAATCAGCGCACCGTCGCCAAAGGCTACGGCATGCAGTTATCAAACTCCTGGTTTTACCCGGAACGTGGCGAGCGCATTGCCGAGCTGCTTGCTCAGGGCAAACAGGACAGCCGCAGTGCAATCGCCATGCAATACGACCAGACCACGACCTTTGCTGCCAAGCTGCAAACGATGCTGCAGGCGCCAGGAATGGTCGAGTCGCTGAAAACCGCCATCGATACGCTCGCCGCACCTGAGCGAGACAGGGCGCGCGAGGCGCTTACGAGCCTTCTGAGGTTCGATGGTAAGCTCGCCGCAAACTCCGCCGACGCCGCTCTGTATGCCGCCTTCCTGACGGAGTCGGCGCGACAGACCTTCCTCGACGAACTCGGGCCGGACACCAGTGCTGCATGGAAGGGACTGGTGGATATCGCCAACACATCCTACTCGGCGCAGGCGGACCACTTGCTCGGTCGCGACGACAGCCCGTTCTGGGATGACCTGAGCACGCCGCTAAAAGAGGACAAACCCGCCATTCTGGCGCGCTCCCTGGCAGCGGCAACCAAACGCATGGAAGCCGCCCAGGGGCTGGATCGCGGTGCCTGGCGCTGGGGTGGCTTGCACAGCTACACCTGGCAAACCGGGACCACACAGCTGGCGCCCTACATGTCGGCCAGTCAGCGTGCTGGGATCAACGCCATCGCCAACTATCTCGACCGCGGCCCGTTCGCGGCGGGAGGCGATCACAGCACCCTGAACGTTTCGGCTTATCGCTGGGGCGACAACTTCGATACCTGGTTGATCCCGGCCATGCGCATCATCGTCGATTTCGGACGCGATGAACCGATGATGGGACTTAACAGCTCCGGTCAGTCAGGTAATCCGGCCAGCCCGCACTATGCCGACGGTATCGATGCGTGGTTGAAAGGCGGATACATGAGCTTTCCGTTCAAGGCCGAGAATCTGGACAACGTCTACGGTACTCAACGGCTATTGCTCACCCCGGCGCGCCAGTAGCGCCGGGTCAACCTAGTGCGGTACCCGGGTCACTTCCAGCACGGTGATGGACGCCGGATCAGGGTAGTGCCAGCGCACATCGATGTCCCACAGGCGCGTGCCGTAACGGCGTGCCGGTGAAGGCGTCTGATAGGCCGGTCTCGGGTCCTGAGCCAGACACTGTTCGATCAACTCCTGCAGCGGCTCGCCCAACCGCAGGGCTTCGCTACGGGCCTGTTGCAGACTCGCCTCGGTCCAGTGCACGGTTATCGGCTCCGGCGCATCGGTCGCCAAGCCGTTGTACGCATTGGTGATTGCATCGGCATACGGCACGTAAGGTTTGATATCCAGCACCGGCGTGCCGTCCAGCAGATCGATTCCCGACAGCTGCAGACGGCCAGGTGCGATCCCTTCCAGCCTGACCACCGATTGTCCAATCCCATTCGGGCGGTGCGTGGAACGGGTCGCAAAGACGCCCACCATACGGTTGCCACCTAGTCGCGGCGGACGTACCCGCAGGCGTGGCTCGGCTTCCAGCGTCTGATGGAAGAGAAATAGCAGCCAGACGTGACTGACCTGTTCGAGGCCTTCGATCGCATGGGCCTGGTCGAACGGCGGCAGCAACTCAAGAACGCCACGTGCCGCGGGCGCCAGTTGCGGCTGCCGAGGAATGGCGAACTTCTCCTTGAAGCAGGAGCGGATGAAACCAATGGGCGATACGGAATAGGACATGCGCGTGCTGTATGCGGTGAAGAAAGCGGCCATCTTACCTGCTGGCGCAGGGTGGTATGTTCAATGGCTGCGCAGCAGGCACCTCCGAAGGGAGGCTTGCCAAATAATCTTTCCATCCGCCCACAAAAAAGCCCCGGTATGAACCGAGGCTTTGAAGTTTGGCTCCGCGACCTGGACTCGAACCAGGGACCCAATGAT is a window from the Pseudomonas sp. MTM4 genome containing:
- the tsaA gene encoding tRNA (N6-threonylcarbamoyladenosine(37)-N6)-methyltransferase TrmO, with the translated sequence MSYSVSPIGFIRSCFKEKFAIPRQPQLAPAARGVLELLPPFDQAHAIEGLEQVSHVWLLFLFHQTLEAEPRLRVRPPRLGGNRMVGVFATRSTHRPNGIGQSVVRLEGIAPGRLQLSGIDLLDGTPVLDIKPYVPYADAITNAYNGLATDAPEPITVHWTEASLQQARSEALRLGEPLQELIEQCLAQDPRPAYQTPSPARRYGTRLWDIDVRWHYPDPASITVLEVTRVPH
- a CDS encoding SEC-C metal-binding domain-containing protein, with the translated sequence MNHETHVHGPDCNHDHDHDHAPHVHGPHCNHSHDPVRNPLKDVGRNDPCPCGSQKKFKKCHGA
- a CDS encoding LEA type 2 family protein encodes the protein MLCHSLIRRISRAVVLLGLLSGLAGCSTWFSGDFKDPRVQLTDVEIIKARLLEQQFMLRFRIDNPNEQSLPVRGLIYRVHLNDIELASGESSGWTTVPGHGFDYYEVPIHTNLWRHMKYIVRLLEKPDRPIAYRLDGELKTGLMLGRRVHISTNGEIIPGNFIPE
- a CDS encoding L,D-transpeptidase, encoding MSDLDLLHISIADQLLYGFSEGRLRLRLPVSTALNGAGERNGSGCTPRGLHRVRARIGEGLPADAVLRGRRWTGEVWSPELHDCYPGRDWILTRILWLSGCEPGYNRMGAVDTFRRYIYLHGTPDSEPMGVPLSHGCIRLRNADLLDLFPRVPAGCAVQIGEAACPDWSSATLN
- a CDS encoding TetR/AcrR family transcriptional regulator, which translates into the protein MAQSETVERILDAAEQLFAEKGFAETSLRLITSKAGVNLAAVNYHFGSKKALIQAVFSRFLGPFCVSLERELDRREAQSDRKESLEELLEILVEQALAVTPRSGDDLSIFMRLLGLSFSQSQGHLRRYLEDMYGKVFRRYMMRVHEAAPSIPPIELFWRVHFMLGAAAFSMSGIKALRAIAENDFGARTSIEQVMRMMVPFLAAGMRADSGVDDPDLAQAHAIARRNALAMPAKS
- the nagZ gene encoding beta-N-acetylhexosaminidase, producing the protein MQGSLMLDIAGTWLTAEDRQLLRKPEVGGLILFARNIENPRQVQELCRAIRAVRPDILLAVDQEGGRVQRLRRDFIRLPAMREFALRADAQQLAEICGWVMATEVLAVGLDFSFAPVLDLDHQRSAVVGPRAFEGDPQRATELAGAFIKGMHSAGMAATGKHFPGHGWAEADSHVAIPVDERGLEALRQRDLIPFRRLAGELDAVMPAHVIYPQVDDKPAGFSQRWLQDILRKELGFQGVIFSDDLSMAGAHVAGDAASRIEAALAAGCDMGLVCNDRGAAELALSALQRRGAQPSPMLAKMRSRVSGSLEYKQDPRWRASIAALKAAELIV
- a CDS encoding S-methyl-5'-thioinosine phosphorylase, which encodes MTVHAIIGGTGLTELPGLSLHEAVPMETPYGPPSAEILRGKYAGREILFLARHGHPHRIPPHQVNYRANLWALKRAGAQAIVAVNAVGGIHSAMGSGHLCVPHQLIDYTYGREHTFFEGDIKHVTHVDFSYPYDEPLRQRLIAGLAAEGYLFSSHGVYGCTQGPRLETVAEIARMERDGCDIVGMTGMPEAVLARELELPYACLALVVNPAAGKTIGVITMAEIEAALAEGIVKTRAVLARALG
- a CDS encoding DUF2489 domain-containing protein — encoded protein: MTPLAIVLFVAGLLLIVALAGYALHLWRRVWRREQQLAALQAQQQVALAADLRVLAGSLLDEQVPLIEGAIRIKVLLDNYDSNLGQDPRCQVFQTLFEATEQVPTHAAWKALDKTERRRHEANFSALELQHKAAARRSARWLLDDVLPKAREAA
- a CDS encoding penicillin acylase family protein — protein: MSLRLPFVLFRLTLGAALITGGLSGCQAYLDSRYSDSLPPSHGVQAITGLDKSVSIRRNTLGMPLIETATFHDALFGLGYVHATDRLSQMVSLRLIAEGRLAEMAGPGVLDIDRFMRAVDLRKSAAVLYRDASPRMKRFFEVYARGVNAYLFRHRDRLPMDLAAADYTPEYWKAEDSVLVFCLLNFGLAVNLQEEIASLVMAQKVGSDKLAWLMPVYPDEALPFEEAQKLKGLKLSGDIPGLAALDNAASQVASLNMLGVAASNNWAVSGSNTRSGKPLMANDTHLPLSLPSYWNFVQIRSPRFQAAGVTIAGVPAVVAGFNGKLGWGMTMVMGDNQDLFLEQVRREGGRLLYLADGKWVPARERHETFFVKGGRPQRETVYETRNGPLLNSVLGERKHPLQPLQLSSGYGLALKTTQFEGDRSLDAFFDLTRAQSVDQAFEAAREIRAAALNIVFADEQSTGWQVTGRYPNRREGLGLMPSPGWEGRYDWDGFADPMLHPYDQDPPRGWLATANQRTVAKGYGMQLSNSWFYPERGERIAELLAQGKQDSRSAIAMQYDQTTTFAAKLQTMLQAPGMVESLKTAIDTLAAPERDRAREALTSLLRFDGKLAANSADAALYAAFLTESARQTFLDELGPDTSAAWKGLVDIANTSYSAQADHLLGRDDSPFWDDLSTPLKEDKPAILARSLAAATKRMEAAQGLDRGAWRWGGLHSYTWQTGTTQLAPYMSASQRAGINAIANYLDRGPFAAGGDHSTLNVSAYRWGDNFDTWLIPAMRIIVDFGRDEPMMGLNSSGQSGNPASPHYADGIDAWLKGGYMSFPFKAENLDNVYGTQRLLLTPARQ